One stretch of Acidobacteriota bacterium DNA includes these proteins:
- a CDS encoding lysylphosphatidylglycerol synthase transmembrane domain-containing protein, producing MAMKKHLVRLLKLALTVVILYFLYRQVAGHWTDIKDYEWQVDVPMLCLSILGGLVALLILSGSWKLIIGGFGHRVTPMMAFRIAYLSNLGRYIPGKVWQVFGMLYLARRQGIPPETTTASAVMIQVFCVPASLLVFVLAALIEPQVAGAPAAVVGSASVYVIAVLILAGCAAIILWLQPILNLGNRLLRRAGRPPVVFTGDKKVAPVIFLGYFIAWIVYGAAFWLFIRAVMGASSPGFIVCLGLYNVSYQVGYLMLFAPGGLGPRELVMGAFLMPFIGPLGAAVAIMARIWTIVIETLATAIALAVRK from the coding sequence ATGGCGATGAAAAAACACCTGGTGAGATTGCTCAAGCTGGCTCTTACGGTCGTCATCCTGTATTTCCTGTACAGGCAGGTGGCCGGCCACTGGACGGACATAAAGGACTATGAATGGCAGGTGGACGTGCCCATGCTCTGCCTGTCGATCCTGGGCGGTCTTGTGGCGCTGTTAATACTGTCCGGCAGCTGGAAGCTCATTATCGGCGGTTTCGGTCATCGCGTCACGCCGATGATGGCTTTTCGCATCGCGTACCTTTCGAACCTTGGCCGGTATATTCCGGGCAAGGTCTGGCAGGTGTTCGGGATGCTTTACCTGGCCCGCCGGCAGGGGATACCGCCCGAGACCACGACGGCTTCAGCGGTGATGATCCAGGTGTTCTGCGTGCCCGCCTCACTGCTGGTTTTTGTCCTGGCCGCGCTGATTGAGCCTCAGGTGGCGGGCGCACCGGCCGCTGTCGTAGGCAGCGCCTCGGTTTATGTGATCGCCGTACTCATTCTGGCCGGGTGTGCCGCCATCATCCTGTGGCTGCAGCCGATTCTCAATCTGGGCAACAGGCTTCTGCGGCGTGCCGGCCGTCCTCCGGTCGTCTTCACGGGGGATAAAAAAGTTGCTCCCGTTATCTTTCTCGGCTATTTTATCGCCTGGATTGTCTACGGTGCGGCTTTCTGGCTCTTCATCCGAGCCGTAATGGGTGCGTCCAGCCCTGGGTTTATTGTATGTCTTGGCCTCTACAACGTTTCGTACCAGGTCGGATACCTGATGCTCTTTGCTCCCGGTGGTCTGGGTCCGAGGGAGCTGGTTATGGGCGCGTTTCTGATGCCGTTCATCGGGCCTCTGGGCGCCGCCGTAGCCATAATGGCCCGCATCTGGACGATCGTTATTGAGACCCTGGCTACCGCCATAGCGCTGGCCGTCAGGAAGTAA
- a CDS encoding polyprenol monophosphomannose synthase, protein MAHTQRALIIFPTYNERENIEKIVHAVLPLDARIHVLIVDDDSPDGTGKIADQLAAEEHKVSVLHRERKQGLGRAYIAGFKWAIEREFDFIFEMDADFSHGPEYITHFLREIQNHDLVIGSRYISGVNVINWPMTRLLLSYYANVYTRILTGMPIRDATGGFKCFRREVLQAVDLDSVHSSGYSFQIEVNMRVWKKGFRIKEIPIIFIDRVAGTSKMSKKIMREAMWMVWWLRLKAIFGKLN, encoded by the coding sequence ATGGCACACACCCAGCGAGCCCTCATCATATTTCCGACCTACAACGAACGGGAAAACATCGAGAAGATTGTACATGCCGTGCTTCCGCTCGACGCGCGGATCCACGTGCTGATCGTGGACGACGACTCGCCGGACGGTACGGGCAAAATCGCCGACCAGCTGGCCGCCGAAGAGCACAAGGTGAGCGTCCTGCATCGGGAAAGGAAGCAGGGTCTGGGTCGGGCGTATATCGCCGGCTTCAAGTGGGCCATCGAGCGCGAGTTCGATTTCATCTTTGAGATGGACGCTGATTTTTCTCACGGTCCGGAATACATCACGCATTTCCTGCGTGAGATTCAGAATCATGACCTCGTGATCGGTTCGCGCTACATTTCCGGTGTCAACGTTATCAACTGGCCGATGACCCGCCTGTTGCTTTCATATTACGCCAACGTGTACACGCGCATACTAACGGGCATGCCCATACGGGACGCCACCGGCGGCTTCAAGTGCTTTCGCCGGGAGGTGCTTCAGGCGGTCGACCTGGACAGCGTGCATTCTTCCGGGTACTCGTTCCAGATCGAGGTCAATATGCGCGTCTGGAAGAAGGGGTTCCGTATCAAGGAGATACCGATCATCTTCATTGATCGGGTGGCGGGGACCTCCAAAATGTCCAAGAAAATCATGCGCGAGGCCATGTGGATGGTCTGGTGGCTGCGCCTCAAGGCGATATTCGGCAAGCTGAATTGA
- a CDS encoding glycosyltransferase family 2 protein, whose product MSAVENRISAIIVTHNSMPLLEDCLEGLKAALHHLEHEVIVVDNNSSDHSATVAARHFPGGRVLTNRDNRGFAAACNQGAGIAGGEFLLFLNPDVRVDLDGVRNILAVFARKDRIGLAGARLRHPSGTFQATCRRFPTVENLLFSRGSFFARLPRTARKRDTHRYTMPDFHKTTIVDAVAGTMAMIRRDLFWHVGGFDERFFMYMEDTDLSLRLVNDGYVNVFVPASGGVHHWRKGSNAGRLRRRWHHHRSVWKYFRKHEPGTYASLVLPVLLAANFLLTSLLPEPRRGA is encoded by the coding sequence GTGTCGGCAGTTGAGAACAGAATCTCCGCTATCATCGTTACCCACAACTCGATGCCGTTGCTGGAAGACTGCCTGGAAGGTCTGAAGGCGGCCTTGCATCATCTGGAACACGAAGTAATCGTTGTTGACAACAACTCCTCCGACCACTCCGCCACCGTGGCGGCCAGGCATTTCCCCGGTGGACGTGTCCTGACAAACCGTGACAACCGGGGGTTCGCCGCCGCCTGCAACCAGGGGGCCGGGATCGCCGGCGGAGAGTTCCTGCTTTTCCTCAATCCCGACGTCAGGGTTGATCTTGACGGAGTCAGGAATATTCTGGCCGTCTTTGCTCGGAAAGACCGGATCGGTCTGGCCGGGGCGCGTCTCCGTCACCCCAGCGGGACCTTCCAGGCAACCTGCCGCAGGTTTCCCACCGTCGAAAACCTGCTGTTCTCCCGGGGGTCGTTCTTTGCGCGCCTGCCCCGGACAGCCCGCAAACGGGATACGCACCGTTATACGATGCCTGACTTTCACAAGACCACGATCGTCGATGCCGTGGCCGGGACGATGGCCATGATTCGCAGGGACCTCTTCTGGCACGTCGGCGGTTTCGACGAGCGTTTCTTCATGTACATGGAGGATACCGACCTCTCGTTGCGTCTCGTGAACGACGGCTACGTCAATGTGTTTGTTCCCGCCTCCGGGGGGGTCCATCACTGGCGGAAGGGCAGCAACGCCGGTCGCCTCCGCCGTCGCTGGCATCACCACCGATCGGTCTGGAAGTACTTTCGTAAACACGAGCCGGGCACCTACGCCAGTCTCGTCCTTCCGGTTCTTCTGGCCGCCAATTTCCTGCTGACGTCGCTGTTGCCGGAACCAAGACGGGGAGCATGA
- a CDS encoding MraY family glycosyltransferase, with amino-acid sequence MWWQIGLPVFGIGLVAGAVLVPVAMRIAVAYDLMDRPGHHKRHKKPVPILGGAAMFVSFWLAIGIAALLFPDVLGEQLPVLPYVLAGALIIFLVGLSDDLSPLSPWIKLAAQVAAGLMLYMGGMKIDPLTIPFVGSVGIGPLSILVTVLWVVGLSNAINLIDGLDGLAAGVSLIGAGTLVAVGTIYGVQPVVIFACTLIGFLAVFLWYNRYPARIFLGDSGSLQLGYYFAVISLLVPIRTLTAAALYLPLLTLGVPILETVVSLSRRLVAGRSLMKADRRHLFHYLSLAGLSPRTVVILFYGLSLAFGVFTVAMIYLNRRWVFGFLVLFMVVISVAFYIFMTTLSRSRKRPSGP; translated from the coding sequence GTGTGGTGGCAAATCGGTCTTCCGGTCTTCGGCATCGGTCTCGTAGCGGGGGCGGTACTGGTTCCGGTGGCGATGCGAATTGCCGTCGCGTACGACCTGATGGACCGTCCGGGGCATCACAAGCGGCACAAGAAGCCGGTGCCGATTCTGGGCGGCGCGGCCATGTTCGTGTCTTTCTGGCTCGCGATCGGGATAGCGGCCCTCCTGTTTCCCGACGTTCTCGGGGAACAGTTACCGGTCCTGCCGTACGTGCTGGCCGGTGCCCTGATTATCTTTCTTGTCGGTCTCTCGGATGACCTGTCGCCGCTGTCGCCGTGGATCAAGCTGGCGGCCCAGGTGGCCGCGGGCCTGATGCTGTACATGGGCGGCATGAAAATCGATCCGCTGACGATTCCTTTCGTCGGCTCAGTGGGCATTGGCCCGTTGTCCATACTGGTCACCGTCCTGTGGGTGGTCGGCCTGAGTAATGCCATCAACCTGATCGACGGTCTGGACGGTCTGGCGGCCGGAGTCTCGCTGATCGGTGCGGGAACGCTTGTTGCAGTCGGTACTATTTATGGTGTCCAGCCGGTGGTTATCTTCGCCTGCACCCTGATCGGATTCCTGGCCGTGTTCCTGTGGTACAATCGATACCCGGCTCGCATTTTCCTGGGCGACTCCGGTTCGCTGCAGCTCGGTTACTACTTTGCCGTCATTTCATTGCTGGTGCCCATCCGGACCCTGACGGCGGCCGCTTTGTACCTGCCGCTGTTGACCCTGGGTGTGCCGATCCTCGAGACGGTCGTGTCCCTGTCACGCCGCCTGGTAGCCGGTAGAAGCCTCATGAAGGCCGACCGCCGTCACCTTTTTCACTATCTGTCGCTGGCCGGCCTGTCACCGCGCACCGTAGTCATTCTGTTCTACGGCCTGTCGCTGGCCTTCGGCGTGTTTACCGTGGCCATGATCTATCTCAATCGCCGCTGGGTGTTCGGATTTCTGGTCCTTTTTATGGTTGTAATTTCCGTTGCGTTCTATATCTTTATGACCACTCTGAGCCGTTCGCGGAAGCGGCCGTCAGGCCCTTAG
- a CDS encoding acetyl-CoA carboxylase carboxyltransferase subunit alpha — MSEGPYLDFERPIIELEKKISDMRDFSVGESIQLDGEITSLEKKLHRLREEIYSNLTRWQRVQLSRHPRRPYTLDYIEMMTTEFVELHGDRCFADDKAVVGGFARLHGDPVMIVGQQKGRDTKQKLFRNFGMAHPEGYRKARRLFYLAEKFGVPILVLIDTPGAYPGIGAEERGQAEAIAKNIQVMFAIKVPIVIAIVGEGASGGALGIGVGDRVFMMEHAWYSVISPEGCAAILWRDAAKAPEAAEALKLTSEDLMELRVVDKIIPEPPSGAHNDPKEAAALLKAEIVAVFEELKGKPVDVLLAERLAKYRRMGRFKE; from the coding sequence ATGAGTGAGGGACCGTATCTGGATTTCGAGCGACCCATAATCGAACTGGAGAAGAAGATCTCCGACATGCGCGATTTCTCGGTGGGTGAAAGCATCCAGCTTGACGGCGAGATCACCTCACTTGAAAAGAAACTGCACCGTCTCCGCGAGGAGATATACAGCAACCTGACGCGCTGGCAGCGGGTGCAGCTTTCCCGCCATCCGAGACGCCCCTACACGCTCGACTACATCGAGATGATGACCACCGAGTTTGTCGAGTTGCACGGGGATAGGTGTTTCGCCGACGACAAAGCCGTGGTGGGCGGTTTCGCCCGGCTGCATGGTGACCCGGTCATGATAGTCGGGCAGCAGAAGGGACGCGACACCAAACAGAAGCTGTTTCGCAACTTCGGTATGGCTCACCCCGAGGGGTATCGCAAGGCGCGCCGACTGTTCTACCTGGCCGAGAAGTTCGGTGTTCCGATTCTCGTGCTGATTGACACGCCCGGCGCTTATCCCGGGATCGGGGCCGAGGAGCGCGGGCAGGCCGAGGCTATCGCCAAGAACATCCAGGTGATGTTTGCCATCAAGGTGCCGATTGTCATTGCGATCGTCGGCGAAGGTGCTTCCGGCGGCGCCCTCGGCATCGGCGTCGGTGATCGCGTGTTCATGATGGAGCACGCCTGGTATTCCGTCATCTCGCCGGAAGGCTGCGCGGCCATCCTGTGGCGGGATGCGGCCAAGGCGCCGGAGGCCGCCGAGGCGCTGAAGCTGACATCGGAGGATCTGATGGAGCTTCGGGTGGTCGATAAGATAATTCCTGAGCCGCCCAGCGGAGCCCACAACGATCCCAAAGAGGCGGCCGCTCTACTGAAGGCTGAGATCGTGGCGGTCTTTGAAGAACTCAAGGGGAAACCGGTTGATGTGCTGCTGGCCGAGAGGTTGGCCAAGTACCGCCGGATGGGCCGGTTCAAGGAATAG
- a CDS encoding Trm112 family protein, with protein MVLSRKLLDKLACPKCHGPLEYDRANDSLTCTACKLRYRVTDDIPVLLLQEAEKINE; from the coding sequence ATGGTGCTGTCGAGAAAGCTGTTGGACAAGCTTGCCTGCCCGAAGTGTCACGGGCCGCTGGAGTATGACCGGGCCAACGATTCCCTGACCTGTACGGCGTGCAAGCTCAGGTACAGGGTAACCGATGATATCCCCGTTCTGTTGCTTCAAGAGGCCGAGAAAATCAATGAGTGA
- a CDS encoding PTS sugar transporter subunit IIA: MKLSKFCDESLVAFSLKSKAKDDVIMELVNLAATSNMIKDHDTLMNDVREREKLVTTGVGYGVAFPHAKTSSAKGIVIAFGRSEGGVDFDAMDHKPVHLLFLIAAPEDAIGAHLNVMARLSYLMKSEENREKLMRATSPGDVLALMDNVK, translated from the coding sequence ATGAAACTCTCCAAGTTCTGCGATGAAAGTCTGGTGGCGTTCAGTCTTAAATCCAAGGCGAAAGACGACGTCATCATGGAGCTCGTTAATCTCGCGGCGACGTCGAATATGATCAAGGACCATGATACCCTGATGAACGACGTCAGGGAAAGGGAGAAACTGGTCACGACCGGTGTCGGGTACGGCGTAGCCTTTCCGCACGCCAAGACGAGTTCGGCCAAGGGCATTGTCATCGCATTCGGCCGCAGCGAGGGAGGTGTTGATTTCGATGCCATGGACCACAAGCCGGTTCATCTGCTTTTCCTGATTGCGGCCCCGGAAGACGCTATCGGCGCCCACCTCAACGTCATGGCCCGCCTGTCGTACCTGATGAAGTCGGAAGAGAATCGCGAGAAGCTCATGCGGGCCACCTCGCCGGGTGATGTCCTGGCGTTGATGGACAACGTGAAGTAA
- the mreC gene encoding rod shape-determining protein MreC has product MKWISGTLSRHWRNVHFIAVIVLSALLTFGSQRFNGYVSQTALVVFYQPFAKIKRSVEELSAVNAENHRLRQSLVEASLRLSELEEMKLENIRLRSVLGFEPPPGYKLLPARVLSVSGERMPVSAVINRGYHDSVFVDQTLINQEGLIGRIVAVMPDNATVQLLTDPANRTAVRVTSSREMGIVKYVASEGMILDNFPIQGQISEGELVISSGLGGIYPAGLVVGTVASIRRPEDEPFCKVRLTPAANFSSLEELFILRPDMR; this is encoded by the coding sequence ATGAAATGGATTTCCGGCACTCTGTCCAGACACTGGCGCAACGTTCACTTCATTGCGGTTATCGTGCTTTCTGCCCTCCTGACTTTCGGCAGCCAGCGCTTTAACGGGTACGTCAGCCAGACCGCGCTGGTCGTTTTCTACCAACCGTTTGCCAAGATCAAGCGCTCCGTCGAAGAACTCAGCGCCGTCAACGCCGAGAATCATCGCCTTCGCCAATCCCTGGTCGAGGCCTCCCTGAGGCTGTCTGAGCTGGAGGAAATGAAGCTCGAGAACATCAGGCTGCGCTCCGTGCTGGGTTTTGAGCCGCCGCCCGGATACAAACTGCTGCCCGCCCGGGTCCTGTCAGTATCCGGAGAGCGTATGCCGGTCTCGGCGGTTATCAACCGTGGTTACCATGATTCGGTGTTTGTCGACCAGACGCTGATCAACCAGGAAGGTCTTATCGGGCGAATCGTCGCCGTGATGCCGGATAATGCGACGGTCCAGTTGCTTACCGATCCGGCCAACCGGACGGCCGTCCGGGTCACTTCAAGCCGCGAAATGGGTATCGTCAAATACGTGGCCTCGGAAGGCATGATTCTCGACAATTTCCCCATTCAGGGACAGATCAGCGAGGGGGAACTGGTTATTTCGTCGGGTCTCGGGGGAATCTACCCGGCGGGCCTGGTGGTAGGCACCGTAGCCTCGATCCGGCGGCCCGAGGACGAGCCGTTCTGCAAGGTCCGGCTGACGCCGGCGGCCAACTTCAGTTCCCTTGAAGAACTCTTCATCCTGCGGCCGGACATGAGATGA
- the mreD gene encoding rod shape-determining protein MreD produces the protein MRLIPYILYLFVLGMHEVIWRDVTSIFGVSINLAAFLVMAVTLYKSDVISVWFGFAAGLVLAAGLPQSFGWHALALALVAQVAYTVRARLNLDSLFAKLLLMFCGILLHNVLVLLIDQAGGFPYLLFANALTGAVYTSILAMLFFAFKEGLVTYQKLKAIF, from the coding sequence ATGAGACTGATACCTTACATACTGTACCTTTTCGTGCTGGGCATGCATGAGGTGATCTGGCGCGACGTCACCTCCATCTTCGGGGTGAGCATCAACCTGGCCGCCTTTCTCGTGATGGCTGTAACTCTTTACAAGTCCGACGTGATCTCCGTCTGGTTCGGCTTTGCCGCCGGTCTGGTGCTTGCGGCGGGGCTGCCTCAGAGTTTCGGCTGGCACGCTCTGGCCCTTGCGCTGGTCGCGCAGGTCGCTTACACCGTGCGGGCCCGCCTCAATCTTGACTCCCTGTTCGCAAAGTTGTTGTTGATGTTCTGCGGCATACTACTTCATAATGTACTGGTGCTGCTGATCGATCAGGCCGGCGGATTTCCGTATCTCCTGTTCGCCAACGCCTTGACCGGGGCCGTGTACACGAGCATTCTTGCCATGCTGTTCTTTGCCTTCAAAGAAGGCCTGGTGACGTATCAGAAGCTTAAAGCCATTTTCTGA
- the mrdA gene encoding penicillin-binding protein 2 produces the protein MDRFKLSLAGREKTSLLVVAALLLFLIGGLIKLQVLNHAELAAQSEYNRIRVVPLVPRRGIVYDRSGRVLIDNRPSYTVSVVPAEEVAGVSLLNLSTVIGLDTTEIRKRVRRNLVSRYQPAAVKKDIPFEMLAVLEEQSRRFPGVSYHMERVREYADGLDAESFTGYVGEVSEDELGKAGLADLRLGSMIGKKGLEKQYDYLLRGVEGTAYIEVYASGQILGPYEGKKWLQAIPGSDLTLTIDLDLQQACVSALDTFCCGAIVAMDPRTGEILAMTSYPGYDANIFSSVIPDSVWQALRNDPNNPLINRPLSGLYPPGSTLKLVTIGAGLDEGIFAQDPGFMPCYGSMRFGNRNFRCWDRGGHGTLTPIQALERSCDVYLYQTGLKLGVDLLSDYIGKCGFGRVTGVDMPNEVAGLNPNSDYYNGRYGTGKWTRALVLNNAIGQGEILTTPLQLTQFFCGLANRGIVYQPHIVRAISRLNGETVTVPPRVAFTLPFSQKTLDDLNEGLRLVVEGEKGTARSLRNDEYTIGGKTGTAQNPHGEDHSLFVGIAPLERPEIVVCAIVENAGHGSEIAAPVVKRVISAYMMKERSSDEFLATGDREEP, from the coding sequence ATGGACCGTTTCAAGCTCTCGCTGGCAGGCCGAGAGAAGACCAGCCTGCTGGTAGTTGCCGCCCTCTTGCTCTTTCTTATCGGGGGCCTGATCAAGCTCCAGGTGTTAAACCACGCTGAACTGGCCGCCCAGTCGGAATATAATCGGATTCGAGTGGTGCCTCTGGTGCCGCGACGGGGGATCGTTTACGACCGCAGTGGGCGTGTCCTGATTGACAACCGGCCGTCCTATACCGTCTCGGTTGTGCCCGCCGAAGAGGTGGCCGGGGTCAGTCTGCTTAACCTCTCCACCGTAATCGGGCTGGATACGACCGAAATCCGCAAACGCGTTCGGCGCAACCTGGTCAGTCGGTATCAGCCGGCGGCGGTCAAGAAGGACATACCGTTCGAAATGCTGGCGGTCCTGGAGGAGCAATCGCGCCGGTTCCCCGGAGTGAGCTATCACATGGAACGGGTGCGCGAGTACGCTGACGGGCTGGACGCCGAGTCGTTCACCGGCTACGTGGGCGAGGTATCAGAGGATGAACTGGGCAAGGCCGGGCTGGCCGATCTGCGCCTCGGAAGCATGATCGGGAAAAAGGGTCTGGAGAAACAGTACGATTACCTGCTGCGAGGCGTAGAGGGAACCGCCTACATCGAGGTGTACGCTTCAGGACAGATTCTCGGGCCGTACGAAGGTAAAAAGTGGCTGCAGGCGATACCGGGCAGCGACCTGACGCTCACTATTGACCTGGATCTGCAGCAGGCCTGTGTCAGCGCTCTGGACACATTCTGCTGCGGTGCCATCGTGGCCATGGATCCCCGGACGGGCGAGATCCTGGCCATGACGTCGTACCCGGGCTACGACGCCAACATATTCTCTTCCGTGATTCCGGATTCAGTGTGGCAGGCGCTGCGCAACGATCCGAACAATCCGCTTATCAACCGGCCGCTGTCCGGCCTGTATCCGCCCGGCTCGACACTGAAGCTGGTGACTATCGGGGCCGGGCTCGATGAAGGCATTTTTGCTCAGGACCCGGGTTTCATGCCCTGCTATGGCAGCATGCGGTTCGGCAATCGTAACTTTCGTTGCTGGGATCGAGGCGGTCACGGCACGCTGACGCCGATCCAGGCGTTAGAGCGATCGTGCGATGTGTATCTGTATCAGACGGGTCTTAAACTCGGTGTCGACCTGCTGAGCGATTACATCGGCAAGTGCGGTTTTGGGCGTGTGACGGGGGTGGATATGCCCAACGAGGTCGCCGGACTCAACCCGAACAGTGATTACTACAACGGACGTTACGGCACGGGGAAATGGACCCGCGCCCTGGTGTTGAACAACGCCATCGGCCAGGGGGAGATTCTTACCACGCCGCTTCAACTCACCCAGTTCTTCTGTGGTCTGGCCAACCGGGGGATCGTGTACCAGCCCCATATCGTCAGGGCCATCTCCAGGCTGAACGGCGAGACCGTCACCGTGCCCCCCCGCGTCGCGTTCACCCTTCCGTTTTCCCAGAAGACGCTTGACGACCTCAACGAAGGGCTGCGTCTGGTGGTCGAGGGTGAAAAGGGGACGGCGCGCAGCCTGCGCAACGACGAGTACACGATTGGCGGCAAGACCGGAACGGCGCAGAATCCACACGGTGAGGACCATTCGTTGTTCGTCGGCATTGCGCCTCTTGAGAGGCCGGAAATCGTTGTCTGCGCCATCGTGGAGAACGCCGGCCACGGGTCCGAGATTGCAGCGCCGGTTGTCAAGCGGGTTATATCTGCTTACATGATGAAGGAACGCAGCAGCGACGAGTTCCTGGCCACCGGTGACCGGGAGGAACCGTGA
- the rodA gene encoding rod shape-determining protein RodA yields MLKYGDLDWKLIIAALLLSLTGVLLIMSAQHHAASPFERAYHLRQMLWLVFALVLFATVIHVPLRLFDVTAYVFYGTALVLLILVLMVGGSGGGPARWFSFGAINLAPSDVAKLALLLALARFLAYTKLPVTSKRRLAVSALLTAVPAALIVNQPDLGTSLVFPIILFVLWFWSGLSPWYLLLILSPIVSLVTAFHWLSWAIYFAVLLVFLFLLRPGMLFGIFTVIANLAFGIITPYMWGRLADYQKLRMLTFIDPGRDPRGAGYQIIQSKIAIGSGGVWGKGLLGGSQARLDFLPERHTDFIFSVLGEELGLWGAFVVLALFAFIFYRAMRIAVRCRSRFASLVVMGAAGILLFQFVINVGMTLGFMPVTGLALPFLSYGGTALMLSWALIGLIVSADYRWQEY; encoded by the coding sequence ATGCTGAAATACGGCGACCTGGACTGGAAACTGATCATCGCCGCCCTGCTGCTGTCGTTGACCGGCGTTCTGTTGATCATGTCGGCCCAACATCACGCCGCCAGCCCCTTTGAGCGCGCGTACCACCTCAGGCAAATGCTCTGGCTGGTCTTTGCCCTGGTTCTCTTTGCGACCGTTATCCACGTGCCCCTGAGGTTGTTCGACGTTACGGCCTATGTATTCTACGGGACTGCACTGGTTCTCCTGATCCTGGTCCTCATGGTCGGTGGGTCCGGGGGCGGTCCGGCGCGGTGGTTCTCGTTCGGTGCGATCAACCTGGCTCCCTCGGACGTCGCCAAGCTGGCCCTGCTGTTGGCCCTGGCTCGTTTTCTGGCCTACACGAAACTGCCCGTGACGTCCAAGCGGCGCCTTGCCGTCTCGGCGTTGCTGACGGCCGTGCCGGCGGCCCTGATTGTCAACCAACCCGACCTGGGCACGTCGCTGGTATTCCCGATCATCCTGTTCGTGCTCTGGTTCTGGTCCGGTTTGTCGCCGTGGTACCTGTTGCTGATTCTCTCTCCGATCGTGTCGCTGGTGACGGCCTTCCACTGGCTGTCGTGGGCGATATACTTCGCCGTGCTGCTGGTCTTCCTGTTTCTCCTGCGGCCGGGCATGCTCTTCGGTATTTTCACAGTGATTGCCAACCTGGCTTTCGGCATCATCACTCCGTACATGTGGGGACGGCTGGCCGATTACCAGAAGCTGCGCATGCTGACGTTCATTGACCCCGGTCGTGATCCCCGGGGGGCGGGCTACCAGATCATCCAGTCCAAAATCGCCATTGGTTCGGGCGGCGTCTGGGGGAAAGGCCTCCTGGGCGGGTCGCAGGCAAGGCTGGACTTCCTGCCGGAACGCCACACCGACTTTATTTTTTCCGTGCTCGGTGAAGAGCTGGGCCTTTGGGGAGCGTTTGTCGTCCTCGCTCTGTTCGCTTTCATCTTTTACCGGGCGATGCGGATTGCGGTGCGGTGTCGATCACGGTTTGCCTCCCTGGTGGTCATGGGGGCCGCGGGTATTCTTCTGTTCCAGTTCGTGATCAATGTCGGCATGACACTGGGTTTCATGCCGGTGACCGGCCTGGCGCTCCCGTTTCTCAGCTATGGGGGCACGGCACTCATGCTCTCATGGGCGCTGATCGGCCTGATTGTTTCGGCTGACTACCGGTGGCAGGAGTATTAG